Within the Solibacillus silvestris genome, the region TAGGACTGAATATTACTGTTAAAAATCAATTATTTTCAACAACATTCCATACGAGCAAAACACGCCAAATTGTACTACTCACTTTTTTATGTGATACAAAAGAAGAGCAAATTACGGTTTCCGATGAACACGAACAATATTTATGGGCGACAAAGGATGATCTGCTCACTTTATTGCCGCAAGAGATTATCGAAGACTTCTCCCAGCATAATGTATTAGATTTATTAAACTAATAAAATAATTTTATAAAAAGTTTATAGAAATGTTATATAACTCCTCTATAGTAAAGTTTGAACAAATAGAGGGGGGATTTTTTTGCACCAGCAACGAAAATGGGCAATGCATTTAATTCGCTTTGCAGCTGTTTCCGGTTTTATCGGTGTATTAATCGGATCAATTATGAGCGGTAACATGA harbors:
- a CDS encoding DNA mismatch repair protein MutT, yielding MNEIKVVVKGVLIKNNRLLIVQRSQIETVGAGTWETVGGNLHFGESFETALKREFSEEVGLNITVKNQLFSTTFHTSKTRQIVLLTFLCDTKEEQITVSDEHEQYLWATKDDLLTLLPQEIIEDFSQHNVLDLLN